The Daphnia pulex isolate KAP4 chromosome 3, ASM2113471v1 genome includes a region encoding these proteins:
- the LOC124191014 gene encoding trypsin beta-like: MKLTTTIPIFLCCLLHNALAGENDINDQERILGGTKAKEGEFPFIVSITTNGEHLCAGFIYNQRFIVTTVTCVQNLSPSQVSVVVGQLSLISSTEPYERRYQVVSIIPHENYDANLGLNNLAVIETSSSMAFTAGHVDFICYNEDNTTFPEATVMGWGATQEGGLPSIDLLKASVTISTECVVYGSEEYQPNYMICAGSDTASPCHYDEGSPLVQDNIVVGVASRNTGCKELFLPTLYTRLSSYYAWLNRNAGQQPPACSAA, translated from the exons ATGAAACTGACGACTACCattcccatttttctctgctgtCTTCTCCATAACGCTTTAGCAG GAGAAAATGATATAAATGACCAAGAGCGAATTTTAGGAGGAACTAAAGCTAAAGAAGGAGAATTCCCATTTATCGTTTCCATCACGACAAACGGTGAGCACCTCTGCGCCGGATTTATTTACAATCAGCGATTTATCGTCACGACAGTCACATGCGtccaaaa TTTGTCACCGTCGCAAGTTTCAGTTGTTGTAGGACAATTGTCTCTCATCTCCAGCACCGAGCCGTACGAGCGTCGATATCAAGTCGTCAGCATTATTCCACACGAGAACTATGACGCGAATCTAGGCTTGAATAATCTGGCAGTCATCGAG ACATCTTCGTCAATGGCATTCACTGCGGGCCACGTCGACTTCATCTGCTACAACGAAGATAACACGACTTTTCCAGAAGCTACTGTCATGGGCTGGGGCGCTACTCAG GAAGGAGGATTGCCTTCGATTGATTTACTGAAAGCCAGCGTTACTATATCGACCGAGTGCGTTGTCTACGGTAGCGAAGAGTATCAACCCAACTACATGATCTGCGCAGGTAGTGATACTGCCAGTCCTTGTCACTACGACGAAGGGTCGCCGCTAGTTCAAGACAATATCGTCGTCGGAGTTGCATCGAGAAATACAGGATGCAAAGAGCTATTCTTACCGACACTTTATACTCGACTGTCCTCTTATTATGCGTGGTTGAACCGGAATGCTGGCCAACAACCACCGGCTTGCAGTGCagcctaa